The window GCCGTCGAGGGGCGGCGCAGCCTCCAGCTCACCGATGTCGAGCGCGACCGCGTGGCCGACACGCTGCGCCTGGCCGACCGGCTCGGCGGCGAGGCCGTCACGGTGCCGGCCGCGGGCGGGCGCGTCGCCGACGACGTCATCGCCTACGCGCGCGACAACAACGTCACCCACATCGTCACGGGCAAGTCCGAGCGCTCGAAGCTGTTCGAGCTCCTGCACGGCTCCGTGGTCCAGGACCTCGTGCGGCGGTCCGGCAACATCAGCGTGCACGTCATCGCCGGCGACGCCGCCGCGGACGGCGCGCCGGTGCCGAAGAAGACGGTCGGCGCCGCCGCCGAGCGGCGATCGTTCGACGCCCGCCCCTTCGTCGCCGCGGCGGTGGCGGTGGCCGTGGCGCTCGGCATCTCGGAGGTCGTGCAGCGCTTCTTCGCCGTGCAGACCGTGGAGGTGGTGTTCATCACCGCCGTCGTGGTGGTCGCGGTGCGCTACGGCCTGTTCCCGTCGCTGGCGGCCGTGGTGGCGGGCTCGCTCTGCTACAACTTCTTCTTTCTGCCGCCGATCTACACTTTCACCATCGCCGACCCGAGCAACATCGCGGCGCTGTTCTTCTTCACCGTCGTGGCCGTGCTGGTGTCGAACCTCGCGGCGCGGACCCGCTCCGAGGCCGTCATCGCCCGCGGGCGCGCCCGCTCCACCGAGGCCCTCTACGGCTTCAGCCGCAAGCTCGCGAGCTGCGGAAACCTCGACGACGTGCTCTGGGCCACGGTGTTCCAGATCGCCTCCATGCTGAAGGTGCGCGTCGTGATCCTGCTGCCCGAGGCCGGCGGGCTCGCGCTCCGCGCCGGCTACCCGCCCGAGGACCAGATCGACGAGGCCGACCTCGGCGCCGCCACCTGGTGCTTCGACAACGACAGGCCGGCCGGCCGCGGCGCCGACACGCTGCCCGGAGCCAGGCGGCTGTTCCTGCCCATGCACACGGGGCGCGGCTGCATCGGCGTCGTCGGCATCGACGGCGACGCGCCCGGCCCGCTGCTCACGCCGGAGCGGCGGCGCCTGCTCGACGCGCTCAGCGACCAGGGCGGGCTCGCGGTCGAGCGCGTGCGGCTCGTCGAGGACCTCGACCGCGCCAAGCTGCTCACCGAGACCGATCGCCTGCGACAGGCGCTGCTCACCTCCATCTCGCACGACCTGAGGACGCCCCTGGCCTCCGTGCTCGGCGCGGCCAGCACGCTGCGCGACCTCGACGACGCGCTCGACGCGGACGCCAAGGCCGAGCTGCTCGCCACCGTGATCGACGAGGCGGAGCGCCTGAACCGCTTCATCGCCAACCTGCTCGACATGACGCGGCTCGAAGCCGGCGCGGTCGCGCCGAACCTCGGCGAGCACGACGCGGGCGAGATCGTCGGCACCGCGCTCCGGCGGGCGGGCAAGATCCTCACCGCCCACCGCGTCGACGTCGAGGTCGCCCCCGACCTGCCGCCGCTCGACGTCGATGCCGTGCTGTTCGAACAGGCGCTGTTCAACCTGCTCGACAACGCCG is drawn from Lichenibacterium dinghuense and contains these coding sequences:
- a CDS encoding sensor histidine kinase, translating into MAAALNRSSRSDRDRRPSPDALLAEARRADGHGDARRGRLKIFLGAAPGVGKTYEMLTAARARLREGLDVVAGVIETHGRAETQALVEGLELIPRRLIDYKGGSLDEMDLDALIARRPAVALVDELAHTNAPGSRHPKRHQDVEELLAAGIDVYSTLNIQHVESLNDVVAQITRVRVRETVPDSVLDMADDIEVIDIAPGDLLRRLREGKIYRPEHAARALNSFFTAGNLTALRELALRRTAQSVDDQLLNHMQAHAIAGPWAAGERVVVCISEDPRCAGLVRYAKRLADRLRAPWVALAVEGRRSLQLTDVERDRVADTLRLADRLGGEAVTVPAAGGRVADDVIAYARDNNVTHIVTGKSERSKLFELLHGSVVQDLVRRSGNISVHVIAGDAAADGAPVPKKTVGAAAERRSFDARPFVAAAVAVAVALGISEVVQRFFAVQTVEVVFITAVVVVAVRYGLFPSLAAVVAGSLCYNFFFLPPIYTFTIADPSNIAALFFFTVVAVLVSNLAARTRSEAVIARGRARSTEALYGFSRKLASCGNLDDVLWATVFQIASMLKVRVVILLPEAGGLALRAGYPPEDQIDEADLGAATWCFDNDRPAGRGADTLPGARRLFLPMHTGRGCIGVVGIDGDAPGPLLTPERRRLLDALSDQGGLAVERVRLVEDLDRAKLLTETDRLRQALLTSISHDLRTPLASVLGAASTLRDLDDALDADAKAELLATVIDEAERLNRFIANLLDMTRLEAGAVAPNLGEHDAGEIVGTALRRAGKILTAHRVDVEVAPDLPPLDVDAVLFEQALFNLLDNAAKYAPEGTAIRVQTWGEGRRVHVQVLDEGDGIPEGDVERIFDKFYRARKGDRVRAGTGLGLAIARGFVEAMGGTLAASNRTDRRGAAFTLSFEAPARARRAGAAA